The stretch of DNA AATACCAGAGCTCATGAAACATTAATCGTTATGTtactgtatatctatatatatgtatctatttacCTACCTATGTATAGCTACACattctattggagaaggaaatggcaacccactccaatattcttgcctatggaatcctgtggacagaggagcctggtgggctgctgtccatagggttgcacagaattggacacgactgaagtgacttagcatgcatacatgcattggagaaggaaatggcaacccacgccagtattcttgcctggagaatcccagggacaaaggagcctggtgggctgccatctatgtggttgcacagagttggacaagactgaagtgacttagcatgcatacactcTACACTGCCCTGCTCTTACATGTTACCTGGGTAATACATTTGATGCCAGATACTGATACTACGTTCCTTCTGTTGCTCTCTGCTGCCTTTTAATGGAGAAATGATGTCCTGCACATTCTAAGCAGACCCTATCTCCTGCCTTGACTCTTCTGTAATGTCTACTGTGATATTATTCTCCAACAAGCCATGTGCTCAGCACTCCAGCCAAACAAAAAACTGCTTGCAGTGCCCTGAAAAGTATATTAATACCTCTCTGACTTTGCTCATGTTTCTTCCTGCATGAAAAGCACTTTAGCCTGTCCACTTCTGTCCTCCTGACAAACACTTTTCAAGATTAAGTCAAGTCTTCCTTTACCCAAGTAAGCACTCACTTTATGCTTCCTCTGTAAGCACATCAATGAATCACATTACAATGGATTAACTGTCTCTGCTCCTATCCAAGGCTTGCTTGTCAACCCAATCCCAAGCCCACTCAGCAACATTGCTTCAGCAGTTCTCTTGACTTCCTCAGTTCTTCCCACTTTCTCTGACATCATCAAATTTTCTGAGTCATTTTTATGCTGTTTGTTCTTATGCAGCTAAGAAGAATCAACTCTTTTGATCCATGGTCCTCTCGAGCTCTTGCTCTATTTCTGTTCACCTTAAACCAGGATTTAAAAGAGTCACCTATTCTTGCTGTCTCCAGCTCTGAGCTGCTTAATCTCTTAAACCAGGGGTCCTCAGCCCCTGGGCTACACAGCAGGTCTGTGGCTTGCTAGGAACCCAGCCACATATCAGGTGAGCGGTGGTGGGTGGGccgaagcttcatctgtatttatacTGCTCTTCATTGCTCCCATTACTGCCAGAGCTCCGCCTCCTGTGAGATGAATGGCAGCATAATCAATGAAATGTGTATGAAAAATCCTGAAACCactccccccttcccccacctccactgggtccatggaaaaattatcttccacgaagccagttcctggtgccaaaaaggttgaggaccGCTGTGACCTAAACTCACTCCATCCAGGCTTCCACCCACCACTGTGCTGAAACTGCTTGTCAGGATCACCAGTGGGCTCAGGCAGCTAAATCCAATGGCCACTTCTCAGACCTCTTCTTACGTCACGGATCAGCAGCATCTGACTCAGTAAGTCATTCCTTCCTTCTGCACACACTTTCTTCACTGGCCTTCCAGGTCACTTCTAATTTTGCATCTACTTCACTAGTCACTCCTTGGCTGCATTTGCTGCTACTTCTCCTCCCAGACTTTCCAAGAGTGCCTGAGGGCTCAAGTCCTTGGACCACTTCTTCATCTATAACTCACTCCATGGTGATTCTCATCCTGCCTCGCTGCTTTCAGGTATCCTACAGGTGCTGAAAACTTTCCACCCCAAACCTCTTCTTCCAACGCTATGGAAGCAACCAACTGTCTACTCAACCTGCACTCACCACAGACATCTCCAGTTAATATGTTCAAGGTGGACTCCTACTATTTCCCTCCTCCAAAGCTGCTCTACCTTCCATCTCAGTTGACGAAATTTCATCCTTCCAAGTGCTCAGGCCAACAACTTTGGGATCACCCTTaactccctctcttttttctccacaATCAATCAAGAAACCTTATTTGCTTTAACTTCAGAATACCTAAAATCTGACCACTCCTTCCCACTGCCACCGTCTTGGTCTGAGCCACCACCATTTATCATCAGGATTGTTGCTGCTTAACCTGCTTGCACTCTCACTCCTCTGCTGCGTATTCTTAATAAGCAAAGTGCTCTGGTTTAAAGTATGTcacattagggacttccctggactCCAGTAGCCAAGATTCCACATTCTcaacgcagggggcctgggttcaattcctggtaggggagctagatcccacgtgccacaaataAAAGACCCcggatgccacaactaaagaccccacaGCCTTGATGGAGACCCGGCGCAGCCAAATGAATATTAAAGTAAGTCCTATCATATTCCCCCTCTGCTCAAATCCCTATGATGGCTCTCCTTTTTTCACTAAGAATAAAAGCCAAAGTTTTTGCAATAGCCTGCAGGGCCCTAAGTGTCTTTCCTTCCCTGTTACTGCTCTTATCTCCTCTACCACACCCCCCACTCACTCACACTGCTTTAGCCACACCAGCCAAACTTCCAGGCCCACTCCACCTCATGGCCTTCACACTAGCCATTTCCTCTGCGTGGGATGCTCCCCCTCCAGGTATTAATGGCTCATAGTCTCACCTCTTTAAGTTACTGCTCAAGTGACACTTTCTCAGTGAGATCTTTTCTGCTTATCCCATTCAAACTTGCAATCCCACATACTCCCATCCTTACTAAGGCATTCCCAAACCTTcttacttgttctttttttcctagaGTGCTTATCGACCAGAGTATCTACTTGTTTATTACGTTTGTCTCCCCAAATAGAATATAAGTTCTGTAAGAACAGagacttttttctgttttattaaaccAAGTATTCCTAAAGCCCAGAATACTgctgggtgctcaataaatatatccTGAATGGACAGACAGTATTAGCAACATTATATTGCATCTACTTACAAACAAACCACCTTCCCCCCAAATAAACCAAATCTCTCTGTGGATAGGGAACATATATTGTTCCAAGCCCTTACTAAATCTTGATTGACTAAGTAATGGCCTAGGTGAAcatgaagagatgaaaagaaactGACTTATGTTTGGGGTATAAACAAGCTTTTAATTGTACACAACAGTCCAGGATGATGAATAAAAATAGATGAGATGATAATGAAACAGTTCCAGGATGAGAGATGGTATCCCCTGATCCCACCCCTGAGCTTAGCTGTATAAAAGAATTCCTATCCAATGGGGACTAGGGACTGCTTGGAAGGTGCCTCTTCTTTGCCCCCCAAAGACTAGGTAAATTCAGTGGGAACACTCAGTGGGTATCTAGTCTCTGAAACTTCTAACCTGTGGGACGGTGGTCTCCAGGTTGTAGTGTTTATTCAGGAACTTCAGCAGCTTCTGGGAGGGTCTGTCAATGGCCAGTTGGTGTGGTTCAACTCGCTCCTTCTGCAGGGAACAAGAGACTCAGGGTAGGAGGAGGTGTGGGGAAAGCAGGCCAACAGGAATCCTGGGAAGGATATGGGaacatggtgggggtgggaggatgggaggcaggGCCTTTGGGAGGACTGAAGGCCTCTGGGAAGAGCTGGTGAAGAGATAAGCAATACCTGCAACATATGCTGGAAGAGTTCTCGTCCGTGGCCGTGGCGCTGAAGTGACTCATGGATGTAAAAGTCCAAGATGCAAAGTGGTTCTACCTCATTGTGAGCCTCACGATCATCCTAGGAGGTAAAAGAACAACAAAGactttccagggacttccctggcggtccagtggttaagaatccgatttctaatgcaggggacgcgGATTCcattcccagtcagggaactaggatcctacatgctgcagggcaattaagcccatgcaacACAACTTTGTTCTAGAGCAATaagagaagcccatgccccacaactaggAGAAGCCCCTGCATTGCAACAAAGaacgtgcaccacaatgaagatccagagcagccaataataatttttaacttaaaaagatCTTCTAGGACTCAAACATTACTGCCACCTTCCAACCTCCAGCACTTCTGTTCTCAGGAGCCAAGGCATATGAATTTTCAGTTTCCAATGACACTCACCAGTACAAAGAGTTTCTTATATCCAACTTTAAGAAAGCCAACAATGGctccttttccagccctgtagGATGGAGAAAATAACAATAGTGAGCACCTATTTGGAAGAGGTAAAGTCAAAACAGGGAAACGGGCTGGGGGAGGAAGGAATTAAGCATAGGGTGGAAGAGCACTTGGCACTCACGGTCGAGCTGAAGTATCTTTGAGTATATACATAACGTGGCGATTACTCTGCATCCTGGATGCACTGGTTATGGGAGCAGGAAGATGCTGGGCCTGCCAGGAATTTTAAGACAGACTTTCTACAGGTCCCTTCCAAAGGACCCCTGCCTCCCTTACCAGCTGTCCCCAGAGGCCTCCCCTTTACCGCATGGAGACTCCCCAGTACCTTAGCAGAGGCCTTGCCCAGCTCATCTACAATGGTCATAATTTGCTGCTGCAGATCAACACTACAGAAAGAGAGGAGATGAAGAGTCAGACAGTCACTGAGTTAAAGGGTCCTGGGCAATCACTCTCTGGGAACCTGGGCCATAACCCCAGGTCAGTACTTCACGCCGTCCCTCTATATTGGAGTCTTCCAATCCGATTTCCCACCCTACTCTGAAACCCAAACTTTTGCCACACCTCCTTTCAGGGTGGTACACTCCCTTCTCCCTTAAAGTTACTGTGGGGAAGCAGGAAGGGCAGGTCAACCATATCCTTCGACTGGGACCATACATTGGGCCAAGCGGTGAAAGGTGACAGATTCAAGCCCCGATCAACCCCACAAGGTCTAGGGTCAAAGGTCACCAAAAAGGTGAGCCAGGACATCAAAAGGAGCGGTCACTAGTCAACGCGAGAAGGGGGCGTGGTGCCTGAACCAGGTTCCGAGAGGAACCGGGAGAGAAGGGCCGTGGGGAAGATTTGAGATGTCACCGGGCCGGCGTTGTGGTTCCGGGTCGGCGGGCCGGGGGCCTTAGGTGCTGGTCCAGCACCGTGATCCGCTCCGGGAGCAGCGCGTCCACATCGAACGGGAACTCCATGGCCCATTGTGCGCGGTCGGACCCGCCCCACGCGACGTCACTTCCGCCCCTCCCACCGCAATCTGTATTTCCCCTGCCGCGCCTGCAGGTCCCCAGGGGACCGCCCCTCCCCGCgctcccctcctccaccacccGCCTGTAATCGCGGCAGCTGGCCCCGGAGACCCCAATCTTCTTGCCAGACCAGCTGTCGCTTAGCAACAGCACTCACCCCATCCTTGCCGCCCACTGCAGCGGGCGCCATAGCAACGCATTTTTGGGGCTTAGTGTCTCATCCTCCAAACCTTTCAGCCCCTCAGTGAACAGCTGGGTATAGTGAGAACACTGTGCCTCCGGCATAGGGGGGGGCCACAAGTGATCACGAGAGAGCTGCTCATTTCAGGTGGCTTCTGGTCCCAAGAGCCCACCAGCAGGGTTGGCTTAAACCTGACCACTCCTCTCCCCACAGCAGCACCACTGCCCACTCCCTCAccaaccccaaccccaaccccaacccccacccccaccaaagcaTTCATTTGAAATTCAGCCCAGAGACAGGATACAGCTTTATTGTGGGAAAATGCAGCTGGCACAAGTCTGAAATAGTAACAATGTATAACCCATCTATTTACAACAGCAGGGACTGAGGTTTCCCATACAAATCTGTACTGCCCTCCCTCAGCCTCCTGAGTATTCATCCCTTTCACCAACAATCATCTCTGGTGATTGAGCTTGCCACTGGCCACAAAGTAGACACAACTCTTCAGGATGAAGTATTGTCTACGAGACCTGCTGGTTCCCGTCCCAGTCTACACCTACAGAGCACTCTGGGGGCCCGCCTGCTCAGCGGAGGTGGCTTCAGTGGGGGCCGTGAGTGGCACCTTGGGCATTGACTCAGGTGGAGGGCCACTTTCTTCTCGGAGATGGCCCTGGTAGAGCCGGCGAAGGCGGGACAGCTCTCTCTCTGGTGGCTGTTTCCAGCTGTACCATGGATACCAGGGGTCACCAGAAACCAGAGTGGGGGCTGGTGGAGTAGCACTCACAGCTCCATGAGAGGTACTGAAGTCAAGGTCCCTGGGTTCAACCTGGGGAATGTGGTAACTGAGGAGACCTAGggggttaaaaataaaagagacaaagccaggggagaggaaagggtcATTCAGATTAACAAAGATAATAAGGAAAATAACATATAAAAGGAGGAAAGGGCCAATCAGAGCCACTGGGTACATTTATGCATGTGGTGTGCCACCCAAAGGTAACTGGCCAAGGGGGCAAGTGTGGGCTGACGTGCTGCCTGGGCTCTTGCCTGCCAAGCTGTGCAGTCCTGTGCCAGGGTGAGGAAGCTGCATCTACCCTAACAGAGGGCTACCTGTTCCTAACTTGTGCAAAAGTGTCATGGAGCCCAGGGTCAAAAATTTATACACAGTTCTTATGATCTAGCCATGGCACTGGGACCAACAGTTACAAAATAAGAAGGCAGGGAAAGAACAAAGGGACAGGGCAATGACAAGGTAAGAGACTCAGGAGAGGAAACTAAAGGACTCTGGAATGATGAGAGATTCTTGAGAACATGTTGGGTGCTACTTCTCAGATAGCTGGGAGGATTTATATCCACTCTCCAGCCCTAAGTCACTATCCTTATGCCTAAGAAAACTGCCCTGTGCCCCTTCTCATGCTCACCATGATCCCTGGCTTTCTGGATAGCCTGGGTCAACTTCTTGTGTTGCTTCATACAGACCCCTGTGGGGAGAAAAAAGGTAACTcacagctcattttataaggtacaataaataaagaacacacctgcttCCTTATCGTGATTGAGGGTTAGTTATGGAAGACCAGCTCTACCTAATGACCCCATTCCCCTGACCTCTCCATAAGCCTCGGTTTCCCCTTCTGCTCAGTGGCAAGAATGTTCTCCGAGAACCAGGATGAAGACTTAGGAGGGTCTGGCCAGTACAGAGAAGCCATTTAATGGTAAAGGCTTcaagacagaaagcagaacacCATTCAAAAGGCAAGTgtggtgggactttcctggtggcccagtggctaagactcccagttgcaatgcgggggacctgggttccatccctggtcagggaactagatcccacatgccacaactaagagcctgcatgctgcaactatagatcccacatgccacaactagaagcTCAAGTATCCTGTGTGCCAcatctaagacctggcacaacccaacaaataaataaaaataaatattaaaaagaaaaggaaagtgtgGTTAAAGGGCTAACTTGGACAATCCACAGAGAAAGATTcaataaaggaagaaaggattTCAGATCTGGGGAAGATTATCTGAGAAAGTGGCAAAATAGTCCTTCAGCCTTTTACAACTTGACTATAAAACTCTTCTTAAAACTCCCTGGGAatttcctgggggtccagtggttagggctcctcattctcactgctgagggcttgggtttgacccttggtcagagaactaaaatcccacaagctgcacgtgcagccaaaaggaaaaaaaaacccaactcctTGAAAAACCAAACTCCACTGACCAGGCTACCACCCCCTAAAAGGGTGGATTCTGATTATTCTTTGCAAATTTATCTTGCTTTGgaacagaggttggcaaactgCTTCTGTACAGGGCCATACACCAGAGGCACTGTGGCATATATTTTAGGCATATATTATTATCTATCTCAGCTCAACTCTGCCATTGCACCCTGGAAGCAGTCGtaaacagtatgaaaataaaTGGACGAGAGTGAGCTGGATTTGGCCTGTGGTTGTAGTTAGGGAATAGATAGATGTGATCTTGAATTGGTGAGCTTACACCAA from Muntiacus reevesi chromosome 20, mMunRee1.1, whole genome shotgun sequence encodes:
- the ATAT1 gene encoding alpha-tubulin N-acetyltransferase 1 isoform X4, giving the protein MEFPFDVDALLPERITVLDQHLRPPARRPGTTTPARVDLQQQIMTIVDELGKASAKAQHLPAPITSASRMQSNRHVMYILKDTSARPAGKGAIVGFLKVGYKKLFVLDDREAHNEVEPLCILDFYIHESLQRHGHGRELFQHMLQKERVEPHQLAIDRPSQKLLKFLNKHYNLETTVPQVNNFVIFEGFFAHQHRPPATSLRATRHSRAAALDPMPAAPARKLPPKRAEGEIKPYSSSDREFLKVAVEPPWPLNRAPRRATPPAHPPPRSSSLGNSPERGPLRPFVPEQELLRSLRLCPPHPTARLLLATDPGGSPAQRRRTSSLPRSDESRY